The following coding sequences lie in one Lepidochelys kempii isolate rLepKem1 chromosome 18, rLepKem1.hap2, whole genome shotgun sequence genomic window:
- the FAM43B gene encoding protein FAM43B has protein sequence MLPWRRNKFVLVEAERRGKAKSLGPGLSYASLLSSFLRSCPDLLPECPLERLGSVFRSRRHKVELNQEDPTYTAWYLGNAVTLQAKGEGCTDEAVGKIWAKSDGGASGTKVKLTLGAHGIRLAPCEARGGAGGRRPGHAYLLPRITHCAADGRHPKLLAWVYRHQVKNKAVVLRCHAALLAKAETARALARLLHQTASAAFGDFKRLQRLNDSRRLQRQRLGDAVVPRVPARKLLHGQCPYRPRADRSRGARRLSSILEEEEGGGEEHLGGSRSPAAAGASAPQRRERAEVLTLAREMRGWSLRSPAPWKPAREGPCWSGR, from the coding sequence ATGCTGCCCTGGCGCAGGAACAAATTCGTGCTGGTGGAAGCGGAGCGCCGGGGCAAAGCGAAGAGCCTGGGCCCGGGGCTGAGCTACGCCTCCCTGCTCTCCAGCTTCCTGCGCTCCTGCCCGGACCTGCTGCCCGAGTGCCCGCTGGAGCGGCTGGGCAGCGTGTTCCGCAGCCGGCGGCACAAGGTGGAGCTGAACCAGGAGGACCCCACCTACACGGCCTGGTACCTGGGCAACGCGGTCACGCTGCAGGCCAAGGGCGAGGGCTGCACGGACGAGGCGGTGGGCAAGATCTGGGCCAAGAGCGACGGCGGGGCCAGCGGCACCAAGGTGAAGCTGACGCTGGGGGCGCACGGCATCCGCCTGGCCCCCTGCGAGGCGCGGGGCGGCGCCGGCGGGCGGCGGCCGGGCCACGCCTACCTGCTGCCCCGCATCACCCACTGCGCGGCCGACGGCCGGCACCCCAAGCTCTTGGCCTGGGTCTACCGGCACCAGGTGAAGAACAAGGCCGTGGTGCTGCGCTGCCACGCCGCGCTGCTGGCCAAGGCGGAGACGGCGCGGGCCCTGGCGCGGCTGCTCCACCAGACGGCCAGCGCCGCCTTCGGCGACTTCAAGCGCCTGCAGAGGCTCAACGACTCCCGGCGCCTCCAGCGCCAGCGCCTGGGCGACGCCGTCGTGCCGCGGGTGCCCGCCCGCAAGCTGCTGCACGGGCAGTGCCCCTACCGGCCCCGCGCCGACCGCAGCCGCGGCGCCCGCCGGCTCAGCTCCatcctggaggaggaggagggcggcGGCGAGGAGCACCTGGGCGGCTCCCGCAGCCCGGCGGCTGCGGGCGCCAGCGCCCCGCAGCGCCGGGAGCGGGCCGAGGTGCTGACGTTAGCCCGGGAGATGAGGGGCTGGAGCCTCCGTTCCCCGGCGCCCTGGAAGCCCGCTCGGGAGGGACCCTGCTGGTCGGGCCGCTGA